The nucleotide window GGATTATTCCGCCGAGCACCCCGGCGGCCGGGTCGTGTGGCTGCGGGTCAGTGCCGCCCCGATCCGCGACCGGCACGGGGCGGTCACCGGCGCGGTCACGGTGTTCGACGACGTGACCGGCGAGCGGACCGCCCAGCAGACCCTCCGGCGGTCGCACGACGTACTGCTGTCGCGACTGGCGACGATCGCCGAAGAGGAGCGCCGGCGGCTGTCCCGCGAGTTGCACGACGAGACCAGCCAGCAGCTCACCGGGCTCATCCTCGGGCTGCGGTCCGCGCGGGACCGGGTCCCGGCCCCGGTGGCCGAGGCGCTGCGTGGGCTCCAGGCCCAGGCGGAGCAGATCGGGGAGGCGCTGCACCGGGTCGCGAACGACCTGCGCCCGGCCGCACTGGACCAGCTCGGGCTCGTGCCGGCGCTGCGCGACGCGGTCGCGCTCTGGGCGCGCCGGTCAGGGGTGCGGGCCGAGTTCTACAGCACGCTGGGGCCGGAGCGGCTCCCGCCGGACCTCGAGACGCACCTGTACCGGGTGACCAACGAGGCGCTGGCGAACGTGCTCCGGCACGCGGCCGCGACCCGGGCCAGCGTCGTGCTGGACGGGTGCCCGGGCGACGGGCTGGCGGTGGTCGTCGAGGACGACGGCCGCGGGTTCGCCCCGGAGGGCCGGGCCGACGGCCGGCTCGGGATCCGCGGGATGCGGGAGCGGGCCGCGCTGCTGGGCGGGACGGTCGAGATCGAGTCGCGCCCGGGGCACGGGACCACGGTGTTCGTGCGTGTGCCCTGGCCGCGGGCGAAGGAGGAATGAGCCATGACCCCGATCCGAGTTCTTCTGGCCGACGACCACGAGGTGGTGCGCACCGGCCTGCGCACCCTGTTCGACGGTCACCCCGACATTGAGGTGGTCGGGGACACGGCCGACGGTGCCGAGGCGGTCCGTCGCACCCTGGAGCTGCGCCCGGACGTTGCTGTCATGGACTTCTCGATGCCGGGGCTCACCGGGGCCGGGGCCGCCGGCCGGCTCCGGGCAGCGGCGCCCGAAACCAAGGTGCTGGTGGTGTCCGCGTATGAGGATCACGGGTTCGTGTCCCAGGCGCTCCAGGCCGGGGCCCGCGGGTACGTGCTGAAGCGGTCCGCGGCCGAGGAGCTGGTGCAGGCGCTCCGGGCGGTCGCGGCCGGCGGGGTGTACCTGGAGCCGAGACTCGCCGCCCAACTCGCCGAGGGGCCGGCCGCGGCCCCCCCCGACTCGGCGGAGGCCCTTAGCCAGCGCGAGCACGAGGTGCTCCGGCTCTTGGCACTCGGGTACGCGAACAAAGAGATCGGCGCCCGGCTGCGGATCAGTGTGAAGACGGTGGAGACGTACAAGACCCGTGGCATGGAGAAGCTGAACCTGCGCAGCCGGGTCGAGTTGGTGCGCTACGCGTTCGAACGGGGCTGGCTCCGGGCCGCCGATCGGGAAGCGCCCGGCACCGGTCAGCAAATGGCCGACGTGCCATCAGCTTTTTCCTGATACCGGCACGCATCCGCAGAGCCGTACAGTGCGAAGGGGCGCGGCCCGTCGGCCCGCTCCCGCCATTCGGAGTATCAACATGCGCGTCTTCTTCGCTTGTGTGCTGGTCGTAGCCGCCGTCATGGCGGCCGGAGCTTCTGGCACGTCCGCCCAGCCCCCCGTGGGCCAGCCTAAAGGTACCAGACACGACGCCGCGTTCGAGTCGTGCGCGAAGGCGTGCAACGACTGCGAGCAGGTTTGCACGTCCTGCGCGACCCACTGTGCCGACCTTCTGGCACAGGGCCAGAAGGACCACCAAAAGACGCTCGCCACTTGCCGGGATTGTGCCACCACCTGCGCGGCCGCGGCCCGGATCGTGGCCGCCAAGGGGCCGTTCGCGGACCTGATCTGCACCGCGTGCGCGGACGCGTGCAAGCGGTGCGGCGACGCGTGCGATCAGTTCAAAGACGACCCGATGATGAAGCAGTGCGCCGACGAGTGCCGCCGGTGCGAGAAGGTGTGCCGTGACATGCCCGCCCGCACCGGCGCGAAGGGCAAATGACACCGAGAGCGGGAGCCGCTTGTCGCCCGTCGAACCCGCGCCCGAATCCCAAGAGACGAACCCATGAACCCGACCACACCGGGCACCGCGCCGCAGTACGGCCCGCAGCCGCCCGCCCCGCCGCCCGTGACCGTGGTGCCGGTCCCAGCCCCGCACGACGTGCCGGCCGACTCGGCCCCCCGCGAGCTGATCCTGGTGAGCCACTCGCCCCTGGTGTACTGGTGGCCGGTGTGGGTCGTCGGGTACGTGTTCGCGGCGCTCACCTGGTGGGCCGGGCAGCCGCATCAGATCGGCTCAGAGGTGCTCCGGTTCCACCCGGATAGCAGCACCGGGGTGCTGTTCTTTCTCACCCTGTTCCTGGTAATCGTCATCTCCAACGTCAGCGTCCGCGGGTACGCCTCGCTGACCGTCGTGATGGCCGCCGTTCTGGTGTCGGTGCTGATGGCATACTTCGGGGCGTGGGGGCCGGTGCTGGGCTGGCTCGGCGACCTGAACGTGTACCTGAACCAGGGGGCGTACTTCTGGTTCGCCACGCTCCTGTTCGTGGTATGGGCCGTTACCGTGTTCGTGGTCGACCGGTTCAACTACTGGCGCATCGCTCCGGGGCAGATCACCTACGTCACCGCCTTCGGCACCGGGGCCAAGAGCTACGACACCGAGAACATGGTGCTGGAGAAGCGCCGGGACGACCTGTTTCGGCACTGGCTGCTCGGCCTGGGCAGCGGCGACCTGCGAATTCACACCTACGGCGGGCGGTCCCAGGAGATCTTCGTCCCCAACGTGCTGTTCATTGGGTCCAAGATCGGGGCCATCCAGCAAATGATCGCGATCGAGCCCGGCAAGTTCGGGCACGCCGCGATCGAGTGAGCCATTCCACCACGGAGCTGTTCCAATGACTTTTCGAATTTTGCTGGCTGTGCCCGCGCTGGTCGCCCTGTGCCCGGCGACTCAAGCGGACGAGTCCGTCGTCCGCGGCCCACTCACCGCGGTCGATGCGGCGGCCCGGACGGTGACTGTGCGGCCGGCGACCGGGGCGGCCGTGACCCTCGCGGTCGGCACCGGCGCGCGGGTCGAGGTCGGCGGCAAGCCGGCCGGGCTCGACCAACTCAAAAAGGGGCAGCGGGTCCGCGCCACCTACGTCCCGCGTGACGGGCGGAACGAGGTCGTCGCGCTCCGGCCCGCGGTCGCGACTGACGAGCAACTCGGGCGCGAGATCCGGCAGGCGCTGGCGGCCGCGAAGTCGTACACGTTCGCACAGAAGGACAAGTACGCGGCCGAGCTGCGGGACGCGGCCGACGACGTGGACGATCGCATCGACCAACTGGAGGCCGAGGCGAAGGACGCAGGGGCCGAGGCGAAGGCCAAGGTTCAGGCCCGGATCGCCGACCTGCGGAAGCGGCGCGGGGTCATCACCGACCGGCTGTCGAAGGTGCAGTCGGCCACGGGCGACGCGTGGGAGGATGTCAAGGCCGGGGCCGGGGCCGCGCTGTCCGACCTGGAAAAAGCGCTGAACGAGCTGGGGAAGAACTGACCACCGGGGTCGCACCGTGAGCGCTGAACCGACGACCGCGGGCAACGACTGCCCTCGGCCCACCCTCTGGGGCGCCGCCCGTGAGGCCGGGGCCACCCTGTACGCCGCCGCCCGCGCGTGGCTCGACGACGACGCCATGCGGCTGTCGGCCGCGGTCGCGATGTACACCATCCTGTCGCTGTCGCCGCTGCTGGTCATCACCATCAAGGTGCTGGCGCTGGTGTTCGGTGAGGAGGCCGCGAGCGGGCAGGTGCGGCGCCAGGTCGAGCAGTTCCTCGGCCCGACCGGGGCACGCGCGGTCGAGGGAATGGTGACGGAGACCGTGCGCCCCGGGGCCGGGCTGCTCGCGACCGCGGCGAGCGTCGGCGTGCTGCTGTTCACTGCGTCGGGCGTGTTCGCCGAGCTACGGGACTCGCTGAACGCGCTGTGGGGCGTCGCCCCGCGGCCCGGGCGCGGGTGGTGGGCGGCCGTTCGCGACCGGTTCCAGTCGATCGGCATGGTGTTCGCAGTTGGGTTCTTGTTGTTGGTCTCGCAGGCGGTCACGACCGCGCTTGCGGTTATGAGCGAGTTCGTAGCAGGCGGGGCCGGGCGGGTCGCCTCCGCAACCGACTTGTTCGTCTCGACGCTCGTCGTGGCGATCCTGTTCGGGCTGATCTTCCGGCTGCTCCCGGACGTCGAGCTGCGGTGGCGCGACACGCTGTTCGGGGCCGCCGTGACCGCGGCCCTGTTCAAGGTCGGGCAGTACCTGCTGGCGCTGTACTTCACTTACGGCTCGACGGCCTCGGTGTACGGGGCCGCCGGGTCGTTCGTGGTGGTGCTGCTGTGGGTGTACTACTCGTGCTGGATCCTCTTCTACGGCGCCGAACTGATCCAGGTCCGGCTCCGGCGGCAGGGGCGGCAGATCGCCCCGTCGGCCGAGGCCCGGCGCCGCGGGGCGCACGACCCCGGGCCGGAGGATTAACATGTCGGTGCGCGGGGCGCTTCTCAACCGGTGGGACCAGGTGCGCAACGGCTACTGGTTCCTGCCGCTTGTGATGGCGGTCGGATCCGTGGCCCTCAGCTTCGGGGCGCTCGAACTCGACACCTACCTCATCGGACGGCTCGGGGACGTCGGCTGGTTGTACAGCGGGAGCGCCGAGGGCGCGCGATCGGTGCTGACCACCATCGCGACCTCGATGATCGGACTGGCCGGCGTCGTGTTCTCCATCACCACAGTCACACTCACCCTCGCGGCCAAACAGTTCGGGCCGCGGATCTTCCGCAACTTCATGCGCGACACCGGCACCCAGGTGGTGCTCGGCACGTTCACCGGCACGTTCCTGTACTGCCTGCTGGTGCTCCGACAGGTGCACGGGTCTGACGGCGGCGTTGGCGGGTTCGTGCCGCAGGTGAGCATGCTCCTCGCGGTGGTCCTGGCGGTGTGCGGGCTGGGAGTGCTGATTTACTTCATTCACCACGTCGCGGCCTCAATTCAGACCCCGAACGTGCTGGCCGCGGTAGCGGGCGACCTGCGCGCCGCGATCGAGGAACTGTACCCGGAGCCGATCGGCCGGGACGGACCGGGCGACGGCGACGCGGCGCTCCCCGCGCAGGTGCCGGAGCGGTTCGACGCGGAGGCGGTGCCGGTGCGGGCCGGGGCCGGCGGGTACGTGCGGCGGATCGAGGCCGGCGCGCTGCTCGCCGCGGCCCGGGACGCGGACGTCGTGGTCCGGGTCGAGCGGCGCCCCGGCGCGTTCGTCGCCGCGGGCGACGCGCTGCTGCTCGTGTGGCCCGCGGACCGCGCCGGCCGGGAGGTGATCGAGCGGCTCCGATCCGCGGTGGCGGTGGGGGGCCAGCGGACGCCCGTGCAGGACGTCACGTTCCCGATCGAGCAGCTCGTCGAGGTGGCGGCGTTGGCGCTGTCGCCCGGGGTGAACGACCTGGCGACGGCGACCATGTGCATCGACCGGCTGGGCGAGGGGCTCGGGCAACTCGCCGGGCGGCGGGTGCCGTCCGCGTACCGCGCGGACGCCGACGGGCGGCTCCGGGTGGTCGCGCCGCCGATCGATCTGACCGCGGCGCTCGGCCCCGCGCTCGACCCGATCCGCTTGAACGGGCGCGGGCAGCCGGGCATCATGGCCCACCTGCTCGGTGCGCTGGCCGGGGTCGCGGGCCGCGCGGGCGCGGCCGACGCGGCGGTCGTCCTGGGGCACGCGGTGCTGGCCCACGCGCAGGCGGCCGAGGGCGCTACCGAGTACGACCGCAAGAAGCTGGGCGACGCCTTGGACCGCGTCCGCGCCGCCGCGGCCGGGCGCGCGAGCGAAGGGGGTTGGGAATGAGCGACTGGATTCGGTTGCAGGGGCCGGAGCGGGCGGTGTACCTGTTCGACACCCGGCTCGTCGGGGTGAACGCGGACAACGGCAAGAAGCTGCTGTTCACCCTGACCCTTCTCGCCTTCGCGCTCCTGCTCGGCTGGGTCATGCGGGCGCTCACCCGGGCGGTCCTGCGCGGCACCGCGAACGAGCGGGCCGCGTTCTGGGCGCGCCAGGGGGTGCGGCTGGCCGTGGCCGTGCTCGTCCTGTTCGGGACCGCAGCCATCTGGTTCGACGACCCGACCACTCTCACGACCGCGCTGGGGCTGATCTCGGCCGGGCTCGCGTTCGCGCTTCAGAAGGTGGTGACCGCGTTCGCCGGGTACGTCGTGATCTTGCGCGGCAAGACGTTCAACGTCGGGGACCGGATCGCGATGGGCGGGGTGCGCGGGGACGTGATCGCGCTCGGGTTCACCCAGACCACGATCATGGAGATGGGGCAACCGCCCGCGGTGCAGGGCGCGGACCCGGCCATGTGGGTGCAGAGCCGCCAGTACACCGGGCGAGTCGTCACCGTGTCGAACGCCAAGATCTTCGACGAGCCGGTGTACAACTACACGCATGAGTTCCCGTACCTATGGGAGGAGCTGGCCCTCCCCATCCCGTACGCAGCCGACCGCGAGAAGGTCGAGCGGATCCTGTTGGAGGTGGCGGGGCGGCACGCGGTGCGGTCGGACGAGCTGGTATAGTGGACCCCGAAAACTGGACCGCCGGTTAAGCTATACCGGAGGCCCAGGAAAGGGGAACCCATGGCGGGCAAGCGGAAGAGTCACTCGGCGGCGTTCAAGGCCCAGGTCGCGCTGGCGGCCCTCAAGGGCGACAAGACCATCAACGAACTGGCGAGTCAGCACGGCGTCCACCCGACCCTGATTCATGGGTGGAAGAAGCAGTTGCTCACCGGGGCCGAGGCCGTGTTCGCCTCGGGGGCGAAGGGCACCGGCCCCCCGGAAGACAAGACGACCGAGTTGTACGAGCAGATCGGCCGCCTCAAGGTGGAACTCGACTGGGTGAAAAAAAAATCGGCCGCCCTCGGCTGAGGCCAAGCGTGCCCGGATCGAGGCCGAGCACCCGGAGCTGAGCGTCCGGCGCCAGTGCGAGCTGATCGGATTGAACCGCTCGACGGTGTACTACGAGCCGACCCCGGAGAGCGCGGAGAACCTGACGCTGATGCGGTTGATCGACGAGCAGTACACGACGTGCCCGTTCTACGGGAGCCGGCGCCTGGCCGCGTGGCTGGGCACCCAGGGCCACGAGGTGAACCGCAAGCGGGTGCAGCGGCTGTTGCGGATCATGGGGTTGGAGGCCCTGTACCCCAAGCCCAAGCTGTCGGTCGGGTCCGGGCACAAGGTGTACCCGTACCTGTTGCGGGGCGTGGCCATCGACCGGGTCCATCAGGTGTGGAGCACGGACATCACGTACATCCCGATGCCCACCGGGTTCATGTACCTGGCCGCAACGATGGACTGGTTCAGCCGGTACGTGGTGGCCTGGCGACTGTCCAACACGTTGGACGGGTCATTCTGCCAGGACATGCTGGAGGAGGCCTTGGGCCGGGGCAAGCCGGAGGTGTTCAACACGGACCAGGGAGTCCAGTTCACGGCCGCCGCGTGGGTCGGGCGATTGGAGCGGGCCGGGGTCGCGGTGAGCATGGACGGGCGGGGCCGGTGCCTGGACAACGTGTTCGTGGAGCGCCTGTGGCGGAGCGTCAAGTACGAGGACGTGTACCTCAAGGGTTACGAGTCGGTGCCGGCCCTGGAGAGTGGGCTCCGGGCGTACTTCGGGTTCTACAACACCGAGCGGTTACACCAGTCCCTGGACTACCGCACCCCGGCTCAGGTGTATGGCGTCGGAGCCACGAAGGCCCCGACGAAACAGTAGCGAAGGATAGCAACTTTTTGGTCTAGACAATGGGGTCCACTGTAAGGAGAGCTCATGCGCCCGCGAAAGTTCACAATCGGATGGGGTCCGCGAGAAAAGGCGACGCGTTACGTCGACCTCGCATTCACCACATACAGCGAAAATGGTAACCCGGCGAGCCTGATCATCACGAAGTTCAGCGCGGCGTCCCACTCCGTCGCTGGGTTCGCAAGCATGATTGCCATCCAAAAGGATGACCGGCCAGGGATGACACCGCTCACATTCCACTACCAAGTCGGCGAGATGTTTGGGTTCCTTGCTTCCTTCATGACGATACTCGATCAGGACGATGCGGACTACCTCGGCCTCCTCTTCGTCAACCACACTAAGCGTGCCGACCAGTTTCCTGAGCCGGAACGCGGCATGGAAGAGATTGCATCGGCCTACGAGGGTATCCACAAAATTTGCACTCGAATCAGCAGTAGCCTGACGGCTCAGGTGTTTCAGGCCCGAACATGCGATTGGGTCTATCTCGAAGCTGAGGCGACTATATAAAAGTGACCGATCCTGCTCTTTCCCTTACGGGAAGAACAGGACCGGCCGAGGTCAATCAGGCCAGCAGAACTGGCAAGTTGAACAAGACGTACCCTTCTTCCGACCGGACTCGGTTTCGGTCGGGCAAATCAAGTCGAGCTTGATCCGCTTATCGTCCTGATACCGTAACGGGTGGTTCAGGAAGATCAGGTCCGCGGCCTCGGGTTCCTCGTCGGAATCCATCAGCCACGCAACACGCACACCTTCAGGAACGGTCGGCGGGTAACCCGTCTCCTCGTCCGCTGAGAACCACACGGCGAGGTTCGGGAGCTTGGCCAGTTCTGCCAGGACCTCCAGAATGCCGGGAATCCTCCAGCTCCGGGTGTAAAGCCAGAACTTCGTGCGCGGGCAGTTGGTAACGATTTCCAGCCACTTCCGCGCGTATCCGGGGCTGTACAGGTCACCACTCACGTGGGGACGCACAGCCAGACAGCCCTTGCGATGGATCTCCGCCGTCATGCGACTGGCGAAGTCATCGCGCTTGCTTTGTTCGTAGCACCACTCCAGGCGTTCGATCACCTGGGGGAATACGAACCGGCCCCGGCGACAGTAGCAGAGCGACTCGCACCGCTTGCTCCGTCCGGGGCAGGTGGTCACAGGCGGGGTGTCGAAGTGAAACACCGACATCCCCAGTTTTTCGTTACCAGCTACCAACAGACCTCGTTTGGTTTCCACGTTTGTGGTTCCGCACGGGTAGGACTGGGCAGCGTTGAGGAACATCCCCAAAGGCACCAAGTCGAAACCCGGCGAGTTCGCCCACAGATTTAGGATTCGCGCAAGTGAAAGAAGTGATGGACAATTCATCTCATCCGTGCAATGAATGCCACCCATGAAACAGATTCATTTCGATACTAAGTCCTTTTCGCTGGCGATTGATGCGGCGCGATGGGCCAAGCACCAGAGCTGGAAACAGGTCTCCGAAGAAACGGGTGTGTCAAAGTCTACGCTGTGTCGCATTCAGCAGGGTAAATCGCCGGATGTGGACACGCTGGCGAGGCTACTGCAATGGTGCGGAATGGATTTCAAACGATTCATCCTGAAGAGCTAGGAGGCAAAATGAAGCACAAATACCGAATCGTCACCGACCGCTATTGCGGCTACGAGGCACAATACAAGCCTTGGTGGTCTCCGTTTTGGTTGGAGTGTTTCGGGGTAAACACACGGCGGACGATAGAAGCCTCTGAGCAAGTGGCTAGGTTTCATGCGGAGGGCTTGACCCGAGAAGGAGAGCCGAAAAAAGCGAAATGCGTCAAAGTCCTTGGAAAGCTACCGTGACTCGTCGCCCCCGCATCAACACCGTGGAGGACGCGGATTTGGCCATGGAACGGCTTGGCTGGGTACGCGCTCAGGGGCAACCCAACGGGGCCGTGCGAGAGCTCTGGGAATGCGCTACTGCCTACCGTGCAGCGCTACACAGGCAAGAACAAATCGCCGAACCGGAAGGACGGTGGGCGAAGAAGATCACGAAGTAACTACAGTGGACCCCATTGTCTAGACCAAAAAGTTGCTATCCTTCGCTACTGTTTCGTCGGGGCCTTCGTGGCTCCGACGCCATACACCTGAGCCGGGGTGCGGTAGTCCAGGGACTGGTGTAACCGCTCGGTGTTGTAGAACCCGAAGTACGCCCGGAGCCCACTCTCCAGGGCCGGCACCGACTCGTAACCCTTGAGGTACACGTCCTCGTACTTGACGCTCCGCCACAGGCGCTCCACGAACACGTTGTCCAGGCACCGGCCCCGCCCGTCCATGCTCACCGCGACCCCGGCCCGCTCCAATCGCCCGACCCACGCGGCGGCCGTGAACTGGACTCCCTGGTCCGTGTTGAACACCTCCGGCTTGCCCCGGCCCAAGGCCTCCTCCAGCATGTCCTGGCAGAATGACCCGTCCAACGTGTTGGACAGTCGCCAGGCCACCACGTACCGGCTGAACCAGTCCATCGTTGCGGCCAGGTACATGAACCCGGTGGGCATCGGGATGTACGTGATGTCCGTGCTCCACACCTGATGGACCCGGTCGATGGCCACGCCCCGCAACAGGTACGGGTACACCTTGTGCCCGGACCCGACCGACAGCTTGGGCTTGGGGTACAGGGCCTCCAACCCCATGATCCGCAACAGCCGCTGCACCCGCTTGCGGTTCACCTCGTGGCCCTGGGTGCCCAGCCACGCGGCCAGGCGCCGGCTCCCGTAGAACGGGCACGTCGTGTACTGCTCGTCGATCAACCGCATCAGCGTCAGGTTCTCCGCGCTCTCCGGGGTCGGCTCGTAGTACACCGTCGAGCGGTTCAATCCGATCAGCTCGCACTGGCGCCGGACGCTCAGCTCCGGGTGCTCGGCCTCGATCCGGGCACGCTTGGCCTCAGCCGAGGGCGGCCGATTTTTTTTTCACCCAGTCGAGTTCCACCTTGAGGCGGCCGATCTGCTCGTACAACTCGGTCGTCTTGTCTTCCGGGGGGCCGGTGCCCTTCGCCCCCGAGGCGAACACGGCCTCGGCCCCGGTGAGCAACTGCTTCTTCCACCCATGAATCAGGGTCGGGTGGACGCCGTGCTGACTCGCCAGTTCGTTGATGGTCTTGTCGCCCTTGAGGGCCGCCAGCGCGACCTGGGCCTTGAACGCCGCCGAGTGACTCTTCCGCTTGCCCGCCATGGGTTCCCCTTTCCTGGGCCTCCGGTATAGCTTAACCGGCGGTCCAGTTTTCGGGGTCCACTATAAACTAAGGAAGGAAGAACGATGACTAAGACGAAAGTGATTGCGGCAAAGAACTTGCCACGGAGACTGCCGATAACATTTACGCTTGCGATATAGCTGTTGCTCGATCGGTTTGATGCTGCGGGGTGGGTATGGGGTACATCATTTACGCTACTCGGCATCGCTTGGATTGCCGCGGCAGTCAGCATCTGGATGAGTGAAGATGTAGATGTTTTTGAGCAGCAGGTGGCCCGTGACTGAAAAACTCGAAGTCACGCCAACAGCCGAGCCAGGCACAGAGGCATCCATTCGTCTGGAGTTCGAGGAGTGGGCACTGAGTAAGGGGTACAGCATCTTTCGGAAGCCAGGGAACCCGTACTACTACGAGGCGGCTACGGAATCGCTGTGGGACGAATACCTGTCGCGGAACACGAGCGTAATGCGCGCAGCAGACGGAGTCCAGTAGTTTCAAGTTGGGCGATTTATGAGTAGCGGGCCGCATGGGTTTACCGGTCAATGGTGGTTACCACGCCTCCACTGTCGGAGCCCCCATGCGACCCAAACGTCAGTCTATCCGAGCCACCCCGGCCCACGCCACCCGGCACCTCCGTCCGGTCCTGACCGACTGGCTCGGCCGTGCGGTCCAACTGCCCAAGCGTCGCCGCACCTGTACACCCGAGGTGGTGTGGCGGGTGGTGCTGTTCGCCGCGGCGTTCGCCCGCTCGGTGGCCGCGGCCTGTGCCGCGATCGCCGACGCCCCGTCCGGGCAGGCCATCTGGGATTGCTTGTACCTCACGCTGCCCAAGCGGCGCCGCACCCTCGAGCGGCGGTTGCGGCCGGCCCTCCACGCCCCGCTCGGCAAGCGGAAGCGGGCGGCTCGGGTCGCGATCGACTACCACCGGATCGGGTACTTCGGGACGCCGAACCGGGACACCACCCGGTCCAAGGGGGCCGGCGGCACCCACACGTTCCACACGTACGCCACCGCGTGCCTCGTCGGGGGACCGGACCGGTACACGCTCGGGTTGACGGCCGTGGGCGAGAAGGAGCCGATGACCGCGGTGCTCACCCGGCTGTTGGATCAGGTGACGGC belongs to Gemmata obscuriglobus and includes:
- a CDS encoding response regulator, producing MTPIRVLLADDHEVVRTGLRTLFDGHPDIEVVGDTADGAEAVRRTLELRPDVAVMDFSMPGLTGAGAAGRLRAAAPETKVLVVSAYEDHGFVSQALQAGARGYVLKRSAAEELVQALRAVAAGGVYLEPRLAAQLAEGPAAAPPDSAEALSQREHEVLRLLALGYANKEIGARLRISVKTVETYKTRGMEKLNLRSRVELVRYAFERGWLRAADREAPGTGQQMADVPSAFS
- a CDS encoding four-helix bundle copper-binding protein; the encoded protein is MRVFFACVLVVAAVMAAGASGTSAQPPVGQPKGTRHDAAFESCAKACNDCEQVCTSCATHCADLLAQGQKDHQKTLATCRDCATTCAAAARIVAAKGPFADLICTACADACKRCGDACDQFKDDPMMKQCADECRRCEKVCRDMPARTGAKGK
- a CDS encoding YihY/virulence factor BrkB family protein; this translates as MSAEPTTAGNDCPRPTLWGAAREAGATLYAAARAWLDDDAMRLSAAVAMYTILSLSPLLVITIKVLALVFGEEAASGQVRRQVEQFLGPTGARAVEGMVTETVRPGAGLLATAASVGVLLFTASGVFAELRDSLNALWGVAPRPGRGWWAAVRDRFQSIGMVFAVGFLLLVSQAVTTALAVMSEFVAGGAGRVASATDLFVSTLVVAILFGLIFRLLPDVELRWRDTLFGAAVTAALFKVGQYLLALYFTYGSTASVYGAAGSFVVVLLWVYYSCWILFYGAELIQVRLRRQGRQIAPSAEARRRGAHDPGPED
- a CDS encoding DUF2254 domain-containing protein — protein: MSVRGALLNRWDQVRNGYWFLPLVMAVGSVALSFGALELDTYLIGRLGDVGWLYSGSAEGARSVLTTIATSMIGLAGVVFSITTVTLTLAAKQFGPRIFRNFMRDTGTQVVLGTFTGTFLYCLLVLRQVHGSDGGVGGFVPQVSMLLAVVLAVCGLGVLIYFIHHVAASIQTPNVLAAVAGDLRAAIEELYPEPIGRDGPGDGDAALPAQVPERFDAEAVPVRAGAGGYVRRIEAGALLAAARDADVVVRVERRPGAFVAAGDALLLVWPADRAGREVIERLRSAVAVGGQRTPVQDVTFPIEQLVEVAALALSPGVNDLATATMCIDRLGEGLGQLAGRRVPSAYRADADGRLRVVAPPIDLTAALGPALDPIRLNGRGQPGIMAHLLGALAGVAGRAGAADAAVVLGHAVLAHAQAAEGATEYDRKKLGDALDRVRAAAAGRASEGGWE
- a CDS encoding mechanosensitive ion channel family protein, which translates into the protein MSDWIRLQGPERAVYLFDTRLVGVNADNGKKLLFTLTLLAFALLLGWVMRALTRAVLRGTANERAAFWARQGVRLAVAVLVLFGTAAIWFDDPTTLTTALGLISAGLAFALQKVVTAFAGYVVILRGKTFNVGDRIAMGGVRGDVIALGFTQTTIMEMGQPPAVQGADPAMWVQSRQYTGRVVTVSNAKIFDEPVYNYTHEFPYLWEELALPIPYAADREKVERILLEVAGRHAVRSDELV
- a CDS encoding IS3 family transposase (programmed frameshift) codes for the protein MAGKRKSHSAAFKAQVALAALKGDKTINELASQHGVHPTLIHGWKKQLLTGAEAVFASGAKGTGPPEDKTTELYEQIGRLKVELDWVKKKSAASAEAKRARIEAEHPELSVRRQCELIGLNRSTVYYEPTPESAENLTLMRLIDEQYTTCPFYGSRRLAAWLGTQGHEVNRKRVQRLLRIMGLEALYPKPKLSVGSGHKVYPYLLRGVAIDRVHQVWSTDITYIPMPTGFMYLAATMDWFSRYVVAWRLSNTLDGSFCQDMLEEALGRGKPEVFNTDQGVQFTAAAWVGRLERAGVAVSMDGRGRCLDNVFVERLWRSVKYEDVYLKGYESVPALESGLRAYFGFYNTERLHQSLDYRTPAQVYGVGATKAPTKQ
- a CDS encoding GP88 family protein, which codes for MSVFHFDTPPVTTCPGRSKRCESLCYCRRGRFVFPQVIERLEWCYEQSKRDDFASRMTAEIHRKGCLAVRPHVSGDLYSPGYARKWLEIVTNCPRTKFWLYTRSWRIPGILEVLAELAKLPNLAVWFSADEETGYPPTVPEGVRVAWLMDSDEEPEAADLIFLNHPLRYQDDKRIKLDLICPTETESGRKKGTSCSTCQFCWPD
- a CDS encoding helix-turn-helix domain-containing protein gives rise to the protein MKQIHFDTKSFSLAIDAARWAKHQSWKQVSEETGVSKSTLCRIQQGKSPDVDTLARLLQWCGMDFKRFILKS